One segment of Strix aluco isolate bStrAlu1 chromosome 4, bStrAlu1.hap1, whole genome shotgun sequence DNA contains the following:
- the ZNF410 gene encoding zinc finger protein 410, which translates to MLSDELESKPELLVQFVQNTSIPLGQGLVESEPKDITCLSLLPVTETSECNRLMLPDDERDLTSPSHTNSSKDVSSSAVLRSLQVNVGPDGEETRAQNVQKPSELLSTPETSSLLQDLQPSDSTSFILLNLTRAGLGSPAEHLVFVQDEAEDSGNDFLSHDSTDSSTPWFLRVQELAHDSLIAATRAQLAKNAKASNNGENVHLCSGDGQPKDSSPIPHLSRVERKLKCTVEGCDRTFVWPAHFKYHLKTHRNDRSFTCPAEGCGKSFYVLQRLKVHMRTHNGEKPFVCTELGCGKQFTTAGNLKNHLRIHTGEKPFLCEAQGCGRSFAEYSSLRKHLVVHSGVKPHQCQICGKTFSQSGSRNVHMRKHHSRIGTAGSREREQPESLMGSSLLEESTVHSKNLISMNSQPSLGVESLHLPDTESIIGVEEGETSCSFFRPLICGD; encoded by the exons ATGTTATCGGATGAGTTAGAATCCAAACCTGAG CTGCTGGTTCAGTTTGTTCAGAATACTTCTATTCCACTGGGGCAAGGGCTGGTGGAATCCGAACCAAAAGACATCACctgtctttctctccttcctgttACTGAGACCTCAGAATGCAACAGACTCATGTTGCCAG ATGATGAAAGAGATCTCACTTCTCCAAGTCACACCAATTCTTCCAAAGATGTTTCTTCATCTGCTGTCTTGAGAAGTCTCCAGGTAAATGTGGGCCCTGATGGAGAGGAAACAAGGGCACAGAATGTACAGAAACCATCTGAACTTCTGTCAACTCCAGAGACTTCCAGTTTATTGCAAGACCTCCAGCCCAGTGACAGCACTTCATTTATTCTTCTCAACCTAACAAGAGCAG GGCTGGGGTCTCCAGCAGAGCACTTGGTGTTTGTTCAAGATGAAGCAGAAGATTCTGGGAATGATTTTCTCTCTCATGATAGCACAGACAGCAGTACCCCGTGGTTCCTACGAGTGCAAGAATTGGCCCATGACAGTTTAATTGCTGCCACTCGGGCACAGCTTGCCAAGAATGCCAAAGCAAGCAATAATG GTGAAAATGTTCATCTGTGCTCAGGAGATGGGCAGCCGAAAGACTCTAGCCCAATTCCTCATTTATCTCGCGTGGAAAGGAAGCTGAAGTGCACAGTTGAGGGCTGCGATCGGACATTTGTGTGGCCAGCTCACTTCAAGTATCATCTGAAAACACACCG GAACGACCGCTCCTTCACCTGCCCAGCAGAAGGCTGTGGAAAGAGTTTCTATGTCTTACAGAGGCTGAAGGTGCACATGAGAACTCATAATGGTGAAAAACCCTTCGTGTGCACAGAGCTGGGCTGCGGGAAACAGTTCACGACAGCTGGAAATCTGAAGAACCACCTACGAATTCACACTG GGGAAAAACCCTTTCTGTGTGAGGCACAGGGATGCGGTCGCTCCTTTGCCGAATACTCCAGCCTTCGGAAACATTTGGTTGTCCACTCAG GAGTGAAGCCCCATCAGTGCCAAATTTGTGGGAAGACATTTTCCCAGAGTGGTAGCAGAAATGTGCATATGAGGAAACACCACTCCCGAATTGGAACAGCTGGTAGCAGAGAGCGAGAACAGCCAG agTCACTGATGGGCAGCAGTTTGCTGGAAGAATCTACAGTGCATAGTAAGAATCTCATCTCCATGAACTCTCAACCCAGCCTTGGTGTTGAGTCTCTGCACCTGCCAGACACTGAGTCTATTATTGGAGTAGAGGAGGGTGAGACCAGCTGCTCTTTTTTCCGCCCTCTTATATGTGGTGACTGA
- the FAM161B gene encoding protein FAM161B isoform X1: MGGRRSPLEPGLPHQAKLRGDLGVSEEDEEFESFRQEAAVLRDKLWEALSYTSGNKRQSSSLIDLTSDSTWDQQKPYLFPKSRLRPKSASSPWIPSITIPQPFKMTLREARKKSQLMKSYMFLELDKQRDKRQSQDEAECQKQFRAQPVPAHVFLPLYQELMEQNETRRQIATQKRKELLLSTQRPFSFLEKEEKKKEAIRQKFLTAATPNESSKQKQASKKVPKSTYDALLGDKLKEAELYREIRIQMRAKDLLELSVAPIDTSNCRRAPQSRTATKTKQERLGFLQDKSFSFKPRTNPTIPDFEGLYWAFQREAVRRQEIKEATRNKPFKLRTSNLRGRQRQANEKIKDSQQLPKVSMQKCHSLTGLSSLSSNTLPVHITDATRKRESAIRYSQDNKKEGDKEGIYWLEKQKKKCQAIRKSVNSRAKALDPHKSLEETHKEKLKQNWQNMRERTKEYRKELEEMQLRVKNRPYLFEQVTKRDARQGAERRYRHTLQQVGLSEEFVRKKGKDATDLLEEESDIPRALKPRGEKDNCTVQEGEPQEERSGKEMATRCVSFHLCHLNPFLLML, from the exons ATGGGAGGCCGGCGGTCTCCATTAGAACCGGGCTTACCGCACCAGGCAAAGTTAAGGGGTGACCTCGGGGTATCCGAAGAGGATGAGGAGTTCGAGAGTTTCAGGCAGGAGGCGGCAGTCCTGCGTGACAAGCTGTGGGAGGCTCTCAG TTATACATCTGGTAACAAAAGGCAGTCCAGTTCTTTGATCGACCTCACCTCGGACAGTACCTGGGATCAGCAAAAGCCTTACTTGTTTCCTAAATCCCGCTTGAGGCCAAAAAGCGCTTCATCTCCATGGATTCCTTCCATCACCATCCCTCAGCCTTTCAAAATGACGCTGCGGGAAGCTCGCAAAAAGTCCCAGTTGATGAAGTCATACATGTTTCTTGAACTAGACAAACAGAGAGACAAAAGGCAAAGCCAGGATGAAGCTGAATGTCAGAAACAATTCCGGGCACAGCCTGTACCTGCCCACGTGTTTCTGCCCCTTTATCAGGAATTAATGGAGCAAAATGAGACTCGCAGGCAAAtagcaacacagaaaagaaaggagctGCTACTTTCAACCCAGCGGCCCTTCAGTTTcctggagaaggaggaaaaaaagaaagaagctatcAGACAAAAGTTCCTGACAGCAGCAACCCCAAATGAGAGCTCCAAACAGAAGCAAGCAAGTAAAAAAGTTCCAAAATCTACTTATGACGCACTTCTTGGAGATAAACTCAAAG AAGCTGAACTCTACAGAGAAATCCGCATTCAGATGAGAGCGAAGGATTTGCTTGAGCTCTCCGTAGCTCCTATAGATACTAGCAACTGTCGGAGGGCGCCTCAGTCCCGAACTGCCACTAAAACTAAGCAGGAAAGACTTGGCTTCTTGCAGGATAAAAGTTTCAGCTTCAAGCCAAGAACTAATCCAACAATACCGGATTTTGAAGGACTTTACTGGGCATTTCAGAGGGAAGCAGTAAGGAGACAAGAAATCAAAGAGGCAACTCGTAATAAGCCATTCAAGTTAAGAACTTCCAATCTCCGtggcaggcagaggcaggctAATGAAAAGATAAAG GATTCTCAGCAACTTCCCAAGGTTTCAATGCAAAAATGTCATTCTCTCACCggactttcttctctctcttccaacaCCCTTCCAGTGCATATTACAGATGCAACTAGAAAAAGGGAATCTGCTATTAG ATACTCTCAAGATAACAAAAAGGAAGGGGACAAAGAAGGAATTTATTggctggagaaacagaaaaagaaatgtcaagcTATCCGAAAGTCAGTGAACAGCCGAGCAAAAGCCCTGGATCCACATAAAAGTCTGGAAGAAACACACAAGGAGAAGTTGAAACAGAACTG GCAAAATATGAGAGAGAGAACAAAGGAATACAGAAAGGAGCTGGAAGAAATGCAGCTGCGAGTCAAGAACAGACCATACCTCTTTGAACAGGTCACCAAG CGTGATGCTCGTCAAGGAGCAGAGCGTCGCTACAGACACACCCTCCAGCAGGTTGGGCTAAGCGAAGAATTTgtaaggaaaaaagggaaagatgcCACTGACTTGCTGGAAGAAGAATCTGACATTCCCAG AGCGCTGAAGCCTCGGGGTGAAAAGGACAACTGTACTGTACAGGAAGGAGAACCTCAAGAGGAACGGAGTGGAAAGGAAATGGCAAC ACGCTGTGTCTCTTTTCATCTTTGTCATCTCAATCCATTTCTCCTTATGCTGTAA
- the FAM161B gene encoding protein FAM161B isoform X2: MGGRRSPLEPGLPHQAKLRGDLGVSEEDEEFESFRQEAAVLRDKLWEALSYTSGNKRQSSSLIDLTSDSTWDQQKPYLFPKSRLRPKSASSPWIPSITIPQPFKMTLREARKKSQLMKSYMFLELDKQRDKRQSQDEAECQKQFRAQPVPAHVFLPLYQELMEQNETRRQIATQKRKELLLSTQRPFSFLEKEEKKKEAIRQKFLTAATPNESSKQKQASKKVPKSTYDALLGDKLKEAELYREIRIQMRAKDLLELSVAPIDTSNCRRAPQSRTATKTKQERLGFLQDKSFSFKPRTNPTIPDFEGLYWAFQREAVRRQEIKEATRNKPFKLRTSNLRGRQRQANEKIKDSQQLPKVSMQKCHSLTGLSSLSSNTLPVHITDATRKRESAIRYSQDNKKEGDKEGIYWLEKQKKKCQAIRKSVNSRAKALDPHKSLEETHKEKLKQNWQNMRERTKEYRKELEEMQLRVKNRPYLFEQVTKRDARQGAERRYRHTLQQVGLSEEFVRKKGKDATDLLEEESDIPSCK; the protein is encoded by the exons ATGGGAGGCCGGCGGTCTCCATTAGAACCGGGCTTACCGCACCAGGCAAAGTTAAGGGGTGACCTCGGGGTATCCGAAGAGGATGAGGAGTTCGAGAGTTTCAGGCAGGAGGCGGCAGTCCTGCGTGACAAGCTGTGGGAGGCTCTCAG TTATACATCTGGTAACAAAAGGCAGTCCAGTTCTTTGATCGACCTCACCTCGGACAGTACCTGGGATCAGCAAAAGCCTTACTTGTTTCCTAAATCCCGCTTGAGGCCAAAAAGCGCTTCATCTCCATGGATTCCTTCCATCACCATCCCTCAGCCTTTCAAAATGACGCTGCGGGAAGCTCGCAAAAAGTCCCAGTTGATGAAGTCATACATGTTTCTTGAACTAGACAAACAGAGAGACAAAAGGCAAAGCCAGGATGAAGCTGAATGTCAGAAACAATTCCGGGCACAGCCTGTACCTGCCCACGTGTTTCTGCCCCTTTATCAGGAATTAATGGAGCAAAATGAGACTCGCAGGCAAAtagcaacacagaaaagaaaggagctGCTACTTTCAACCCAGCGGCCCTTCAGTTTcctggagaaggaggaaaaaaagaaagaagctatcAGACAAAAGTTCCTGACAGCAGCAACCCCAAATGAGAGCTCCAAACAGAAGCAAGCAAGTAAAAAAGTTCCAAAATCTACTTATGACGCACTTCTTGGAGATAAACTCAAAG AAGCTGAACTCTACAGAGAAATCCGCATTCAGATGAGAGCGAAGGATTTGCTTGAGCTCTCCGTAGCTCCTATAGATACTAGCAACTGTCGGAGGGCGCCTCAGTCCCGAACTGCCACTAAAACTAAGCAGGAAAGACTTGGCTTCTTGCAGGATAAAAGTTTCAGCTTCAAGCCAAGAACTAATCCAACAATACCGGATTTTGAAGGACTTTACTGGGCATTTCAGAGGGAAGCAGTAAGGAGACAAGAAATCAAAGAGGCAACTCGTAATAAGCCATTCAAGTTAAGAACTTCCAATCTCCGtggcaggcagaggcaggctAATGAAAAGATAAAG GATTCTCAGCAACTTCCCAAGGTTTCAATGCAAAAATGTCATTCTCTCACCggactttcttctctctcttccaacaCCCTTCCAGTGCATATTACAGATGCAACTAGAAAAAGGGAATCTGCTATTAG ATACTCTCAAGATAACAAAAAGGAAGGGGACAAAGAAGGAATTTATTggctggagaaacagaaaaagaaatgtcaagcTATCCGAAAGTCAGTGAACAGCCGAGCAAAAGCCCTGGATCCACATAAAAGTCTGGAAGAAACACACAAGGAGAAGTTGAAACAGAACTG GCAAAATATGAGAGAGAGAACAAAGGAATACAGAAAGGAGCTGGAAGAAATGCAGCTGCGAGTCAAGAACAGACCATACCTCTTTGAACAGGTCACCAAG CGTGATGCTCGTCAAGGAGCAGAGCGTCGCTACAGACACACCCTCCAGCAGGTTGGGCTAAGCGAAGAATTTgtaaggaaaaaagggaaagatgcCACTGACTTGCTGGAAGAAGAATCTGACATTCCCAG CTGCAAGTAA
- the FAM161B gene encoding protein FAM161B isoform X3 translates to MGGRRSPLEPGLPHQAKLRGDLGVSEEDEEFESFRQEAAVLRDKLWEALSYTSGNKRQSSSLIDLTSDSTWDQQKPYLFPKSRLRPKSASSPWIPSITIPQPFKMTLREARKKSQLMKSYMFLELDKQRDKRQSQDEAECQKQFRAQPVPAHVFLPLYQELMEQNETRRQIATQKRKELLLSTQRPFSFLEKEEKKKEAIRQKFLTAATPNESSKQKQASKKVPKSTYDALLGDKLKEAELYREIRIQMRAKDLLELSVAPIDTSNCRRAPQSRTATKTKQERLGFLQDKSFSFKPRTNPTIPDFEGLYWAFQREAVRRQEIKEATRNKPFKLRTSNLRGRQRQANEKIKDSQQLPKVSMQKCHSLTGLSSLSSNTLPVHITDATRKRESAIRYSQDNKKEGDKEGIYWLEKQKKKCQAIRKSVNSRAKALDPHKSLEETHKEKLKQNWQNMRERTKEYRKELEEMQLRVKNRPYLFEQVTKECQP, encoded by the exons ATGGGAGGCCGGCGGTCTCCATTAGAACCGGGCTTACCGCACCAGGCAAAGTTAAGGGGTGACCTCGGGGTATCCGAAGAGGATGAGGAGTTCGAGAGTTTCAGGCAGGAGGCGGCAGTCCTGCGTGACAAGCTGTGGGAGGCTCTCAG TTATACATCTGGTAACAAAAGGCAGTCCAGTTCTTTGATCGACCTCACCTCGGACAGTACCTGGGATCAGCAAAAGCCTTACTTGTTTCCTAAATCCCGCTTGAGGCCAAAAAGCGCTTCATCTCCATGGATTCCTTCCATCACCATCCCTCAGCCTTTCAAAATGACGCTGCGGGAAGCTCGCAAAAAGTCCCAGTTGATGAAGTCATACATGTTTCTTGAACTAGACAAACAGAGAGACAAAAGGCAAAGCCAGGATGAAGCTGAATGTCAGAAACAATTCCGGGCACAGCCTGTACCTGCCCACGTGTTTCTGCCCCTTTATCAGGAATTAATGGAGCAAAATGAGACTCGCAGGCAAAtagcaacacagaaaagaaaggagctGCTACTTTCAACCCAGCGGCCCTTCAGTTTcctggagaaggaggaaaaaaagaaagaagctatcAGACAAAAGTTCCTGACAGCAGCAACCCCAAATGAGAGCTCCAAACAGAAGCAAGCAAGTAAAAAAGTTCCAAAATCTACTTATGACGCACTTCTTGGAGATAAACTCAAAG AAGCTGAACTCTACAGAGAAATCCGCATTCAGATGAGAGCGAAGGATTTGCTTGAGCTCTCCGTAGCTCCTATAGATACTAGCAACTGTCGGAGGGCGCCTCAGTCCCGAACTGCCACTAAAACTAAGCAGGAAAGACTTGGCTTCTTGCAGGATAAAAGTTTCAGCTTCAAGCCAAGAACTAATCCAACAATACCGGATTTTGAAGGACTTTACTGGGCATTTCAGAGGGAAGCAGTAAGGAGACAAGAAATCAAAGAGGCAACTCGTAATAAGCCATTCAAGTTAAGAACTTCCAATCTCCGtggcaggcagaggcaggctAATGAAAAGATAAAG GATTCTCAGCAACTTCCCAAGGTTTCAATGCAAAAATGTCATTCTCTCACCggactttcttctctctcttccaacaCCCTTCCAGTGCATATTACAGATGCAACTAGAAAAAGGGAATCTGCTATTAG ATACTCTCAAGATAACAAAAAGGAAGGGGACAAAGAAGGAATTTATTggctggagaaacagaaaaagaaatgtcaagcTATCCGAAAGTCAGTGAACAGCCGAGCAAAAGCCCTGGATCCACATAAAAGTCTGGAAGAAACACACAAGGAGAAGTTGAAACAGAACTG GCAAAATATGAGAGAGAGAACAAAGGAATACAGAAAGGAGCTGGAAGAAATGCAGCTGCGAGTCAAGAACAGACCATACCTCTTTGAACAGGTCACCAAG GAATGTCAGCCATGA